A single region of the Salmo salar chromosome ssa16, Ssal_v3.1, whole genome shotgun sequence genome encodes:
- the LOC123723983 gene encoding cyclin-T2 isoform X3 codes for MGNTGGSIWTAPSRSHCWTILEKTPSRLKRIRNWRVGSALTTGATQAAKKPKMDSQTGDTSFQGTSSLDGITGVAGSNSFFSSSLSDSGEMASLDDMSIPFPPYQALAGDHAELLGLDQGLAFLPQAIPSKYPSGKHEHKTASAGKHPQALPNNPSPFTRPPQKLSLDKYREKQAADLQTMQNGVREEQSGVDMYQSHKRRSVQGDSRRDKASSKKTRCLPPQASAVENGVAASNEELKMRIKVSAERDQGGHVGVPQGKEKYKDHSGPSRHPKHGHSHPYALSGNGRGAIDPALALRVLGGHGSDLGGSSSSSRKRANPDVSSHNNHHHSAKSSRSSKGAGGSSHYSSDGGGGPRTVERHHGGPEGSNGVLGSNGQHTDYKDTFDMLDSLLSAQGMNL; via the exons ATGGGAAACACTGGTGGGAGTATCTGGACCGCACCGTCACGCTCACACTGCTGGACG ATTTTGGAGAAGACGCCCAGCAGGCTGAAAAGGATACGTAACTGGAGGGTAGGTTCTGCTCTCACAACTGGT GCCACGCAAGCTGCCAAGAAGCCCAAGATGGACAGCCAAACGGGCGACACCTCCTTCCAAGGGACCTCCTCATTGGACGGCATCACCGGTGTGGCCGGCAGCAACTCATTCTTCTCGTCGTCTCTGTCAGACTCTGGGGAGATGGCTTCACTAGACGACATGTCTATCCCGTTCCCTCCCTACCAGGCCCTGGCTGGGGACCACGCTGAGCTGCTGGGGCTGGACCAGGGCCTTGCCTTTCTTCCTCAAGCCATCCCTTCAAAGTACCCATCAGGCAAACACGAACACAAAACGGCCAGTGCAGGCAAGCATCCACAGGCCCTGCCCAATAACCCCTCGCCCTTCACCCGCCCCCCACAGAAACTCTCCCTGGATaagtacagagagaaacaggcagCAGACCTGCAGACCATGCAGAACGGTGTCCGAGAGGAGCAGAGCGGTGTGGACATGTACCAGTCCCATAAAAGACGCTCTGTGCAGGGGGACAGCAGGAGGGACAAGGCCAGCTCTAAAAAGACACGATGTCTCCCACCACAGGCCTCGGCGGTTGAGAACGGCGTTGCGGCCAGCAACGAGGAGCTAAAGATGAGAATCAAAGTCTCAGCTGAGAGAGACCAGGGCGGCCATGTTGGTGTCCCACAGGGCAAAGAGAAGTACAAAGACCACTCTGGCCCCAGCAGACACCCCAAGCACGGCCACTCGCACCCTTATGCCCTCAGCGGGAACGGCCGAGGGGCCATCGACCCCGCCCTGGCACTCAGAGTCCTCGGTGGCCATGGTAGCGACCTGGGGGGCTCCAGTTCCTCCTCCAGGAAACGGGCCAACCCTGACGTCAGTAgtcacaacaaccaccaccactctgCTAAGAGCAGCAGGAGTTCCAAAGGTGCCGGAGGCTCCTCCCACTACTCTTCAGACGGTGGTGGCGGCCCGAGGACTGTGGAGCGACACCACGGTGGCCCGGAGGGGTCAAATGGAGTGCTGGGGTCTAACGGCCAACACACCGACTACAAAGACACTTTTGACATGCTGGACTCTCTGCTAAGTGCCCAGGGAATGAACCTGTAA
- the LOC123723983 gene encoding cyclin-T2 isoform X2: MSLIRRIGALVQGCNKIVKHLGVPRERFENHFHSVFSHVPGLVLMSCIPTLELANGCVLCGLPSDSLHLTTFCLQHKPTVIACVCIHLACKWSNWEIPVSTDGKHWWEYLDRTVTLTLLDELTNEFLQILEKTPSRLKRIRNWRATQAAKKPKMDSQTGDTSFQGTSSLDGITGVAGSNSFFSSSLSDSGEMASLDDMSIPFPPYQALAGDHAELLGLDQGLAFLPQAIPSKYPSGKHEHKTASAGKHPQALPNNPSPFTRPPQKLSLDKYREKQAADLQTMQNGVREEQSGVDMYQSHKRRSVQGDSRRDKASSKKTRCLPPQASAVENGVAASNEELKMRIKVSAERDQGGHVGVPQGKEKYKDHSGPSRHPKHGHSHPYALSGNGRGAIDPALALRVLGGHGSDLGGSSSSSRKRANPDVSSHNNHHHSAKSSRSSKGAGGSSHYSSDGGGGPRTVERHHGGPEGSNGVLGSNGQHTDYKDTFDMLDSLLSAQGMNL; this comes from the exons ATGTCCTTGATTAGGCGAATCGGTGCGCTAGTTCAGGGCTGCAACAAAATTGTGAAACATCTGGGAGTTCCCAGGGAAAGGTTTGAAAACCACTTCCATAGCGTCTTCAGCCATGTCCCAGGGCTAGTGCTAATGTCCTGTATTCCAACCCTAGAACTAGCTAACGGGTGTGTCCTCTGTGGTCTTCCCTCCGACAGCCTCCACCTCACCACGTTCTGCCTGCAGCACAAGCCCACAGTCATCGCCTGCGTCTGCATCCACCTGGCCTGTAAATGGTCCAACTGGGAGATCCCGGTCTCCACTGATGGGAAACACTGGTGGGAGTATCTGGACCGCACCGTCACGCTCACACTGCTGGACG AGCTGACCAATGAATTCCTGCAGATTTTGGAGAAGACGCCCAGCAGGCTGAAAAGGATACGTAACTGGAGG GCCACGCAAGCTGCCAAGAAGCCCAAGATGGACAGCCAAACGGGCGACACCTCCTTCCAAGGGACCTCCTCATTGGACGGCATCACCGGTGTGGCCGGCAGCAACTCATTCTTCTCGTCGTCTCTGTCAGACTCTGGGGAGATGGCTTCACTAGACGACATGTCTATCCCGTTCCCTCCCTACCAGGCCCTGGCTGGGGACCACGCTGAGCTGCTGGGGCTGGACCAGGGCCTTGCCTTTCTTCCTCAAGCCATCCCTTCAAAGTACCCATCAGGCAAACACGAACACAAAACGGCCAGTGCAGGCAAGCATCCACAGGCCCTGCCCAATAACCCCTCGCCCTTCACCCGCCCCCCACAGAAACTCTCCCTGGATaagtacagagagaaacaggcagCAGACCTGCAGACCATGCAGAACGGTGTCCGAGAGGAGCAGAGCGGTGTGGACATGTACCAGTCCCATAAAAGACGCTCTGTGCAGGGGGACAGCAGGAGGGACAAGGCCAGCTCTAAAAAGACACGATGTCTCCCACCACAGGCCTCGGCGGTTGAGAACGGCGTTGCGGCCAGCAACGAGGAGCTAAAGATGAGAATCAAAGTCTCAGCTGAGAGAGACCAGGGCGGCCATGTTGGTGTCCCACAGGGCAAAGAGAAGTACAAAGACCACTCTGGCCCCAGCAGACACCCCAAGCACGGCCACTCGCACCCTTATGCCCTCAGCGGGAACGGCCGAGGGGCCATCGACCCCGCCCTGGCACTCAGAGTCCTCGGTGGCCATGGTAGCGACCTGGGGGGCTCCAGTTCCTCCTCCAGGAAACGGGCCAACCCTGACGTCAGTAgtcacaacaaccaccaccactctgCTAAGAGCAGCAGGAGTTCCAAAGGTGCCGGAGGCTCCTCCCACTACTCTTCAGACGGTGGTGGCGGCCCGAGGACTGTGGAGCGACACCACGGTGGCCCGGAGGGGTCAAATGGAGTGCTGGGGTCTAACGGCCAACACACCGACTACAAAGACACTTTTGACATGCTGGACTCTCTGCTAAGTGCCCAGGGAATGAACCTGTAA
- the LOC123723983 gene encoding cyclin-T2 isoform X1 has translation MSLIRRIGALVQGCNKIVKHLGVPRERFENHFHSVFSHVPGLVLMSCIPTLELANGCVLCGLPSDSLHLTTFCLQHKPTVIACVCIHLACKWSNWEIPVSTDGKHWWEYLDRTVTLTLLDELTNEFLQILEKTPSRLKRIRNWRVGSALTTGATQAAKKPKMDSQTGDTSFQGTSSLDGITGVAGSNSFFSSSLSDSGEMASLDDMSIPFPPYQALAGDHAELLGLDQGLAFLPQAIPSKYPSGKHEHKTASAGKHPQALPNNPSPFTRPPQKLSLDKYREKQAADLQTMQNGVREEQSGVDMYQSHKRRSVQGDSRRDKASSKKTRCLPPQASAVENGVAASNEELKMRIKVSAERDQGGHVGVPQGKEKYKDHSGPSRHPKHGHSHPYALSGNGRGAIDPALALRVLGGHGSDLGGSSSSSRKRANPDVSSHNNHHHSAKSSRSSKGAGGSSHYSSDGGGGPRTVERHHGGPEGSNGVLGSNGQHTDYKDTFDMLDSLLSAQGMNL, from the exons ATGTCCTTGATTAGGCGAATCGGTGCGCTAGTTCAGGGCTGCAACAAAATTGTGAAACATCTGGGAGTTCCCAGGGAAAGGTTTGAAAACCACTTCCATAGCGTCTTCAGCCATGTCCCAGGGCTAGTGCTAATGTCCTGTATTCCAACCCTAGAACTAGCTAACGGGTGTGTCCTCTGTGGTCTTCCCTCCGACAGCCTCCACCTCACCACGTTCTGCCTGCAGCACAAGCCCACAGTCATCGCCTGCGTCTGCATCCACCTGGCCTGTAAATGGTCCAACTGGGAGATCCCGGTCTCCACTGATGGGAAACACTGGTGGGAGTATCTGGACCGCACCGTCACGCTCACACTGCTGGACG AGCTGACCAATGAATTCCTGCAGATTTTGGAGAAGACGCCCAGCAGGCTGAAAAGGATACGTAACTGGAGGGTAGGTTCTGCTCTCACAACTGGT GCCACGCAAGCTGCCAAGAAGCCCAAGATGGACAGCCAAACGGGCGACACCTCCTTCCAAGGGACCTCCTCATTGGACGGCATCACCGGTGTGGCCGGCAGCAACTCATTCTTCTCGTCGTCTCTGTCAGACTCTGGGGAGATGGCTTCACTAGACGACATGTCTATCCCGTTCCCTCCCTACCAGGCCCTGGCTGGGGACCACGCTGAGCTGCTGGGGCTGGACCAGGGCCTTGCCTTTCTTCCTCAAGCCATCCCTTCAAAGTACCCATCAGGCAAACACGAACACAAAACGGCCAGTGCAGGCAAGCATCCACAGGCCCTGCCCAATAACCCCTCGCCCTTCACCCGCCCCCCACAGAAACTCTCCCTGGATaagtacagagagaaacaggcagCAGACCTGCAGACCATGCAGAACGGTGTCCGAGAGGAGCAGAGCGGTGTGGACATGTACCAGTCCCATAAAAGACGCTCTGTGCAGGGGGACAGCAGGAGGGACAAGGCCAGCTCTAAAAAGACACGATGTCTCCCACCACAGGCCTCGGCGGTTGAGAACGGCGTTGCGGCCAGCAACGAGGAGCTAAAGATGAGAATCAAAGTCTCAGCTGAGAGAGACCAGGGCGGCCATGTTGGTGTCCCACAGGGCAAAGAGAAGTACAAAGACCACTCTGGCCCCAGCAGACACCCCAAGCACGGCCACTCGCACCCTTATGCCCTCAGCGGGAACGGCCGAGGGGCCATCGACCCCGCCCTGGCACTCAGAGTCCTCGGTGGCCATGGTAGCGACCTGGGGGGCTCCAGTTCCTCCTCCAGGAAACGGGCCAACCCTGACGTCAGTAgtcacaacaaccaccaccactctgCTAAGAGCAGCAGGAGTTCCAAAGGTGCCGGAGGCTCCTCCCACTACTCTTCAGACGGTGGTGGCGGCCCGAGGACTGTGGAGCGACACCACGGTGGCCCGGAGGGGTCAAATGGAGTGCTGGGGTCTAACGGCCAACACACCGACTACAAAGACACTTTTGACATGCTGGACTCTCTGCTAAGTGCCCAGGGAATGAACCTGTAA